Proteins from one Salvelinus sp. IW2-2015 unplaced genomic scaffold, ASM291031v2 Un_scaffold495, whole genome shotgun sequence genomic window:
- the si:ch211-13c6.2 gene encoding uncharacterized protein si:ch211-13c6.2 isoform X1 — translation MEGLETTYEDSNVEDYIDCDICTRSIRGETLYKIHRTTVLHMRKEDHLVSTGRATRDHELPNFTDIKQYLKYLKLDEPIIGLSLLEEVEPVSYDRQPGPRYICRLCDLEASLPNMVNHLIGRRHRQNYLDLKRKDLATWDSTNVLDQSGKALRAMAEIVERQNGQGSPKILRKKRKVDKLNISSVPPKEREAKNQPKPTLSHPSDMRREGNLHPGRMDFPDGEYHHRGGRPEDDLYRPPFHEDDPYLLSGAVREVYLRGGDPSLRSFEEDELRRAGYHEBDLRRREFMEDDLRRRDHYLDEQIHGQDYLEDMRRREFLEGVRRPGHQEEIAHRQAYHEEPPRRSVYPANDPLKQFYSDEVLRRTFHAAEASKERAFREDESPHGRSYPHVPAYPQEFPPERAYPDKAPLCFEHAHGRAAHGPSVHEDPYSEDPRRSGYLEEAQRRAYPEXQHGPAYPEGNPHMRSLDRDPNGRGYPKGPEGQGAADEDLRFPNQMEKPMETGGQGSREHLFDLVKAIRQEGRGPQHPETERGMGPPGTRGTPQRSAEGGRVRTDIPEPFRRFLEGATDDHKSPGKRKRKSRFSDASEQDRGVLKQADDNRRSEPFAKPQGAYQGVAGSRPMVEETPDTGNVLDVLNNIQVENVEEANFLKDKLCNLLKEFQDKKYEKTAVMPAYESLHPTVISKEYNHMSKDHLEYPRDGYEGNYREVQEERHYEGHPPRHSKERSQERYNPETLQDPYRDTDMRMERRAQYEEVFGHVEMYPQSHARPEEPMAYPHERCQGPMYPHDYPPAGDLHNPFNPTPPIHWERGYRMGVPQSTSLDKITSTLLELVARKK, via the exons ATGGAAGGTTTAGAAACGACATACGAGGATTCTAATGTCGAGGACTACATTGATTGTGAT ATCTGTACCAGATCCATAAGGGGTGAAACCCTGTATAAGATCCACCGGACTACAGTACTACACATGAGG AAAGAGGACCACCTGGTTTCTACTG GACGGGCTACCAGGGATCATGAGTTACCAAATTTCACGGATATCAAACAATACCTCAAATACCTGAAACTTGATGAGCCAATCATCG GTTTGAGTCTTCTGGAGGAGGTGGAGCCAGTCTCCTATGACCGTCAGCCTGGCCCCAGATACATCTGCAGATTATGCGATCTGGAGGCATCCTTACCCAACATGGTCAATCATTTAATTGGTCGTAGACATCGACAGAATTACCTG GATTTGAAAAGGAAAGACTTGGCGACATGGGACAGTACCAATGTCCTGGATCAATCAGGGAAGGCTTTACGAGCCATGGCGGAGATTGTGGAAAGACAGAATGGTCAAGGAAGTCCAAAG ATCTTGAGGAAAAAACGAAAGGTGGACAAATTGAACATTTCTAGCG TTCCCCCGAAAGAAAGAGAGGCCAAGAATCAGCCAAAACCAACACTTTCTCATCCATCAGACATGAGGCGGGAAGGAAACCTGCATCCAGGGAGGATGGATTTCCCGGACGGGGAGTACCACCACAGAGGAGGCCGTCCTGAAGATGATCTATATAGACCTCCATTCCATGAAGACGATCCTTACTTATTGTCTGGGGCAGTGCGAGAGGTCTACCTGAGGGGAGGAGACCCCAGTCTGCGTAGTTTTGAGGAAGACGAGCTTCGTAGAGCAGGCTATCATGAARATGACCTTCGTAGACGGGAGTTTATGGAGGATGATCTTCGTAGAAGGGATCACTACCTTGACGAACAAATCCATGGTCAGGATTATTTGGAGGACATGCGTAGACGAGAGTTCTTGGAGGGTGTTAGAAGGCCAGGCCACCAAGAGGAAATCGCTCATCGCCAAGCATACCATGAAGAACCTCCACGCAGGAGTGTCTACCCGGCGAATGATCCTCTCAAACAGTTCTATTCTGATGAGGTTCTCCGTAGAACATTTCATGCTGCTGAAGCTTCTAAGGAGCGGGCCTTTCGAGAAGATGAATCACCACATGGGAGGAGCTATCCTCATGTTCCGGCCTATCCGCAGGAATTTCCTCCTGAACGTGCCTATCCTGACAAAGCTCCTCTCTGCTTTGAACACGCCCATGGAAGGGCAGCCCACGGACCATCTGTTCATGAAGACCCTTACTCCGAGGATCCCCGTAGAAGCGGATACCTTGAGGAGGCGCAACGCAGGGCGTACCCTGAGGAWCAACATGGGCCAGCCTATCCAGAAGGCAACCCTCATATGCGATCTCTCGATAGGGATCCAAATGGCCGTGGCTACCCCAAGGGGCCAGAAGGGCAAGGAGCTGCTGACGAAGACTTGAGGTTCCCAAATCAAATGGAGAAACCAATGGAGACAGGGGGTCAAGGCAGCAGGGAGCATTTGTTTGACCTTGTCAAGGCCATTCGTCAGGAGGGGAGGGGTCCGCAGCAtccagagacagagcgagggatGGGACCACCAGGYACGAGGGGGACTCCTCAGAGGTCAGCAGAGGGCGGCAGAGTGAGAACAGATATCCCCGAACCTTTCCGGCGCTTCCTGGAAGGAGCCACAGATGACCACAAGAGCCCCGGGAAACGGAAGAGAAAGAGCAGGTTCTCCGATGCCTCAGAACAGGATCGGGGCGTGTTGAA GCAAGCTGATGACAATAGAAGGTCAGAACCTTTTGCCAAGCCACAG GGTGCTTATCAAGGAGTAGCAGGATCCAGACCGATGGTAGAGGAAACTCCAGACACTGGGAATGTTTTGGATGTACTG AATAACATACAGGTTGAGAATGTGGAAGAGGCCAACTTCCTGAAGGACAAGCTGTGTAACCTTCTGAAAGAGTTCCAAGACAAAAAATATGAGAAGACAGCGGTAATGCCTGCG TACGAAAGCCTACATCCAACAGTAATTTCCAAAGAATATAATCACATGAGCAAGGATCACCTGGAATATCCCAGAGATGGCTATGAAGGAAACTACAGAGAAGTGCAAGAGGAAAGACATTACGAAGGCCATCCTCCCAGACACTCAAAGGAACGCTCACAGGAGCGCTACAATCCAGAGACCCTACAGGACCCttacagagacacagacatgagaatggagaggagagctcAATATGAAG AGGTCTTTGGGCATGTTGAGATGTACCCACAATCTCATGCTCGTCCAGAGGAGCCAATGGCATACCCCCACGAGAGGTGTCAGGGGCCGATGTACCCTCATGATTACCCACCTGCAGGGGATCTTCACAATCCATTCAATCCTACACCCCCAATACACTGGGAGCGGGGGTACAGGATGGGTGTCCCTCAGTCCACCAGCCTAGACAAAATCACCTCCACTCTCCTGGAGCTTGTGGCAAGGAAAAAGTGA
- the si:ch211-13c6.2 gene encoding uncharacterized protein si:ch211-13c6.2 isoform X2 has protein sequence MVNHLIGRRHRQNYLDLKRKDLATWDSTNVLDQSGKALRAMAEIVERQNGQGSPKILRKKRKVDKLNISSVPPKEREAKNQPKPTLSHPSDMRREGNLHPGRMDFPDGEYHHRGGRPEDDLYRPPFHEDDPYLLSGAVREVYLRGGDPSLRSFEEDELRRAGYHEBDLRRREFMEDDLRRRDHYLDEQIHGQDYLEDMRRREFLEGVRRPGHQEEIAHRQAYHEEPPRRSVYPANDPLKQFYSDEVLRRTFHAAEASKERAFREDESPHGRSYPHVPAYPQEFPPERAYPDKAPLCFEHAHGRAAHGPSVHEDPYSEDPRRSGYLEEAQRRAYPEXQHGPAYPEGNPHMRSLDRDPNGRGYPKGPEGQGAADEDLRFPNQMEKPMETGGQGSREHLFDLVKAIRQEGRGPQHPETERGMGPPGTRGTPQRSAEGGRVRTDIPEPFRRFLEGATDDHKSPGKRKRKSRFSDASEQDRGVLKQADDNRRSEPFAKPQGAYQGVAGSRPMVEETPDTGNVLDVLNNIQVENVEEANFLKDKLCNLLKEFQDKKYEKTAVMPAYESLHPTVISKEYNHMSKDHLEYPRDGYEGNYREVQEERHYEGHPPRHSKERSQERYNPETLQDPYRDTDMRMERRAQYEEVFGHVEMYPQSHARPEEPMAYPHERCQGPMYPHDYPPAGDLHNPFNPTPPIHWERGYRMGVPQSTSLDKITSTLLELVARKK, from the exons ATGGTCAATCATTTAATTGGTCGTAGACATCGACAGAATTACCTG GATTTGAAAAGGAAAGACTTGGCGACATGGGACAGTACCAATGTCCTGGATCAATCAGGGAAGGCTTTACGAGCCATGGCGGAGATTGTGGAAAGACAGAATGGTCAAGGAAGTCCAAAG ATCTTGAGGAAAAAACGAAAGGTGGACAAATTGAACATTTCTAGCG TTCCCCCGAAAGAAAGAGAGGCCAAGAATCAGCCAAAACCAACACTTTCTCATCCATCAGACATGAGGCGGGAAGGAAACCTGCATCCAGGGAGGATGGATTTCCCGGACGGGGAGTACCACCACAGAGGAGGCCGTCCTGAAGATGATCTATATAGACCTCCATTCCATGAAGACGATCCTTACTTATTGTCTGGGGCAGTGCGAGAGGTCTACCTGAGGGGAGGAGACCCCAGTCTGCGTAGTTTTGAGGAAGACGAGCTTCGTAGAGCAGGCTATCATGAARATGACCTTCGTAGACGGGAGTTTATGGAGGATGATCTTCGTAGAAGGGATCACTACCTTGACGAACAAATCCATGGTCAGGATTATTTGGAGGACATGCGTAGACGAGAGTTCTTGGAGGGTGTTAGAAGGCCAGGCCACCAAGAGGAAATCGCTCATCGCCAAGCATACCATGAAGAACCTCCACGCAGGAGTGTCTACCCGGCGAATGATCCTCTCAAACAGTTCTATTCTGATGAGGTTCTCCGTAGAACATTTCATGCTGCTGAAGCTTCTAAGGAGCGGGCCTTTCGAGAAGATGAATCACCACATGGGAGGAGCTATCCTCATGTTCCGGCCTATCCGCAGGAATTTCCTCCTGAACGTGCCTATCCTGACAAAGCTCCTCTCTGCTTTGAACACGCCCATGGAAGGGCAGCCCACGGACCATCTGTTCATGAAGACCCTTACTCCGAGGATCCCCGTAGAAGCGGATACCTTGAGGAGGCGCAACGCAGGGCGTACCCTGAGGAWCAACATGGGCCAGCCTATCCAGAAGGCAACCCTCATATGCGATCTCTCGATAGGGATCCAAATGGCCGTGGCTACCCCAAGGGGCCAGAAGGGCAAGGAGCTGCTGACGAAGACTTGAGGTTCCCAAATCAAATGGAGAAACCAATGGAGACAGGGGGTCAAGGCAGCAGGGAGCATTTGTTTGACCTTGTCAAGGCCATTCGTCAGGAGGGGAGGGGTCCGCAGCAtccagagacagagcgagggatGGGACCACCAGGYACGAGGGGGACTCCTCAGAGGTCAGCAGAGGGCGGCAGAGTGAGAACAGATATCCCCGAACCTTTCCGGCGCTTCCTGGAAGGAGCCACAGATGACCACAAGAGCCCCGGGAAACGGAAGAGAAAGAGCAGGTTCTCCGATGCCTCAGAACAGGATCGGGGCGTGTTGAA GCAAGCTGATGACAATAGAAGGTCAGAACCTTTTGCCAAGCCACAG GGTGCTTATCAAGGAGTAGCAGGATCCAGACCGATGGTAGAGGAAACTCCAGACACTGGGAATGTTTTGGATGTACTG AATAACATACAGGTTGAGAATGTGGAAGAGGCCAACTTCCTGAAGGACAAGCTGTGTAACCTTCTGAAAGAGTTCCAAGACAAAAAATATGAGAAGACAGCGGTAATGCCTGCG TACGAAAGCCTACATCCAACAGTAATTTCCAAAGAATATAATCACATGAGCAAGGATCACCTGGAATATCCCAGAGATGGCTATGAAGGAAACTACAGAGAAGTGCAAGAGGAAAGACATTACGAAGGCCATCCTCCCAGACACTCAAAGGAACGCTCACAGGAGCGCTACAATCCAGAGACCCTACAGGACCCttacagagacacagacatgagaatggagaggagagctcAATATGAAG AGGTCTTTGGGCATGTTGAGATGTACCCACAATCTCATGCTCGTCCAGAGGAGCCAATGGCATACCCCCACGAGAGGTGTCAGGGGCCGATGTACCCTCATGATTACCCACCTGCAGGGGATCTTCACAATCCATTCAATCCTACACCCCCAATACACTGGGAGCGGGGGTACAGGATGGGTGTCCCTCAGTCCACCAGCCTAGACAAAATCACCTCCACTCTCCTGGAGCTTGTGGCAAGGAAAAAGTGA